A part of Carcharodon carcharias isolate sCarCar2 chromosome 6, sCarCar2.pri, whole genome shotgun sequence genomic DNA contains:
- the LOC121279323 gene encoding protein dpy-30 homolog encodes MAEKHGDTFAEPSLEGQMSISENAEYGLSENVQQIVENEKLNAEKTSKQEMDLQPLPTRAYLDQMVVPILLQGLSVLAKERLPNPIEFLAVYLLKNKSQFEERN; translated from the coding sequence ATGGCGGAAAAGCATGGTGATACATTTGCAGAACCAAGCCTGGAAGGACAGATGTCGATATCAGAAAATGCAGAATATGGTCTCTCTGAGAACGTACAGCAGATAGTTGAGAATGAAAAACTGAATGCGGAGAAAACATCTAAACAGGAAATGGATCTGCAGCCCCTCCCAACTCGGGCGTATCTGGATCAAATGGTGGTACCCATTCTTTTGCAAGGCCTTTCAGTTCTGGCAAAAGAAAGACTTCCCAATCCTATTGAATTCTTGGCAGTTTACCTCCTGAAGAACAAGTCACAGTTTGAAGAAAGAAATTAG